GCAGCACCGGCACGACGAGGTCCCCGTCGCGCTCCATAGCGATGCCGATGTTGATGCGTTCATGGAAGCGCGTCGCCTCGCCTTCGGCGGAGGCATTGATGACCGGGTGATCGCGCAGCACTCGGGCGGCGATCCGCGCGATCAGCACGGTGATGCTGGGCTTGGGCGCGCCGATGCGCTCATGGCGGGCGGCGAGGCGGCCGAGCAGATCGCGCGCCGCGCTCATCTCGATCTCGGAGGTGAGATAGAAATGCGGTGCGGTGCTCATACTCTGCGAAAGCCGGCTCGCGACGATACGGCGGATCGCCGAGAAGGGCTGCAGCCGGCCTTCGGACGTGCTCGCGATTGGGGTCGGTGCGGAGCGTGCCTGCTCAGCCGGCGCACAACGAGACCGCTGATCGAGATGGCGCCTCACATCGATTTCGCCGATACGCCCGCGTGGCCCCGTACCGGCCACCGTGCCAAGGTCGAGGGCGTGCTGGCGTGCGATGCGGCGGGCCAGCGGCGTGGCGCGCAGGCCTGAAGCCGTCGCGAAAGCTGGCGCCTCGGTCGCCGCGAGGGCAGAGGTCCTTGGGCGAGAGGCGACGGCAGCTACAGGCGCCGCAGTGGCTGCCGGCTCGGGCGGCTTGTTGCCGGCCTCGCCGTCGAGATAAATCCAGGCCACGGGGGTTCCGACGCTGATCGGCACGCCGGTTTCCGTCATGATGTTCCGGATCGCGCCGCTGGCAGGAGCCTCGACCTCCATCACCGCCTTGTTGGTGCCGATCTCGAAGATCGTGTCGCCCTGGCGGACAAGGTCGCCTTCCTTGACATGCCAGGCCTCGATCGTGCCGGTCTCCATGTCCATGTCGACCTTGGGGAGGATGACCTCGACCGGCATCAGGCTTCCCCGCGGCGAACGAGATTGGTGGCCGCGGCGACGATGTCGTCCTCCTGCGGGACGGCCGCCTTTTCCAGCACCGGATTGTAGGGGATCGGCGCGTCGGCGCCGCCGAGCCGGATGATCGGCGCATCGAGGAAATCGAAGACCTCGCTTTCGGCGATCATGGCGGAGATTTCCGCCCCGATGCCCATGGTCTTGACGCCCTCGTAGACGACCAGGAGGCGGTGAGTCTTGCGCACGCTCTCGGCGATGGTGGTGAAGTCGATCGGGCGGATCGAGCGCAGGTCGATGACCTCGGCCGAGATACCTTCGGCGGCCAGCCGTTCCGCCGCGGCCTGGGCCTTCAGCGCCATGATCGAGGAGCCGACGATGGTGATGTCGGCGCCTTCGCGGCGGATAGCCGCCTGGCCGATCGGCACGCGATAGGCCTCGGCCGGGACATGGCCCTTGGTCTTGTAGAGCAGCTTGTGCTCGAAGATCAGCACCGGGTTGGGGTCGTCGATCGCCGCGAGCAGCATGCCCTTGGCGTCGTACGGCGTGCTCGGCTGCAGCACCTTGAGGCCCGGCACATGCGCAAACCAGGCTTCCAGGCTCTGGCTGTGCTGGGCGGCCGCGCCCGTGCCCGAGCCACCCGGCAGGCGGACCACCATCGGCACGCTCGCCTTGCCGCCGAACATGAAGCGGATCTTGGCGGCCTGGTTGACGATCTGCTCCATGGCGAGCGTGACGAAATCCGAGAACTGGATCTCCAGCACCGGCCGCATGCCGGTGATCGCAGCGCCGACGGCCGCGCCGGCGATGCCAAGCTCGCTGATCGGCGTGTCGATCACGCGATCCGTGCCGAAGCGGTGGACGAGGTCGCCCGAGACGCCGAAGGCGCCGCCATAGACGCCGACATCCTCGCCGAACAGGAAGACGCGTTCGTCGGCCTCCATCGCCTGGGCCAGCGCCTCGCGCGCCGCCTCGGCATAGGACAGCTCGCGGATAGCGGCCGGGGCTTCGAGCGTATCAGAGGGCATAGACGTCACGGGTCAGGTCTTTCGGATCGGGGTCCGGGCAGGTGCGGGCGAATTCGACCGCCGAGTCGATCTCGCGCTGGGCATCCTCCTCCAGCTTGATCAGCGCGGCGGCGTCGAAGCGGTCATGCGCCTTGAGCTCGGCCTCCAGGCGCCGGATCGGGTCCTGCGAGCGCCACTCCTCGATCTCCTCCTTGGTCCGGTAGAGATTGCGGTCGCTCTTGGAGTGGCCGCGCCAGCGATAGGTCTTGCATTCGATCAGCGAAGGCCCCCCGCCGGAGCGAGCCTGCGCGATTGCCTCCCGCGCCACCGCCGCAACGCCGGCGAGATCGTTGCCGTCGAGGCAGTGGCCGGGCATGGCGTAGGCGCTCGCCCGGTCGGCCACATTTGCCACCGCCATCGCGCGGCCGATGTCCATCGACATGCCGTATTTGTTGTTCTCGCAGACGAAGACGACCGGCAGCTTCCAGATCGAGGCCATGTTCAGCGCCTCGTGGAAGGCGCCTTCATTGGAGGCGCCGTCGCCGAAGAAGACCATGCAGACGCGGCCGTTCTTCTGCGCCTTGATGCTCATGCCGACGCCGACCGCGATCGGCAGCCCGCCGCCGACGATGCCGTTGGCGCCGAGATTGCCGCCCTCGACATCGGCGATATGCATCGAGCCGCCACGGCCCTTGCAGTACCCCGTCTCCTTGCCGAAGAACTCGGCGAACATCAGCTTCGGCTCGGCGCCGCGCGCGATGCAGTGGCCGTGCCCGCGATGGGTCGAGAGAATGTAGTCGTGGGCTTCCAATGGCAGCGTCGTGCCGACGGCGCTCGCTTCCTGGCCGATCGAGAGATGCATCGTGCCGTGGATCAGGCCGCGCATATAGCTCGCCTCGGCGGCCTCTTCGAATTTGCGGATCAGATGCATCCGGGTCAGCGCGCGTGCGACCGTCTCGTCGTCGAGCGCGGCGAGCTCGGGCCGCTGGTTGGGCTTCAGCCCGGCTCCGGCGATTTCGTCTGTCTTGCGTGCGCTCATGCCTGGGCTCCGGAGGTCAGCGCGGCGATCATCGCGTCCTGGGCGCGGCGCACCTCGACGATCTTCAGCCGCTCGTCGGGAGCGGCGTCGGCCAAAGTGATCAGCTCGCCCTTGCGGACGGGGCGGGTCATGGTCGCGCCCTGGGCGAGGCCGATCGGCAGAGCCTTGCGGGCCTGGGCATCGGCGCGGGAGAGGGCAAAGCCGCGGTAGCCGTACTCGCCGATGGCATCGAGCGTCTCGCCTGCTGCGAGGTCGCGCTTGGCGACGCAGCCGACCTCCGCGGTCGGCACCGGCAGCGGGCGCATATGGCTCTGGTTGAAGATGACGGCAGCGGCCGCCGAAAGCGGCACTTCGAGGCTCGTCAGGTGATAGGGCCGGAAGAAGGAGTAATAGGGCCCAGGTCCCAGATGCAGGTCGCTCATCCGCTCCCGCACCCGGGGATGGCGCATCTCCGCGATCGCGAAGACGCCGGGCGCGACGCCCTTGGCCACCGAGAAATCGACCACGCCCTTGTGCGAGAGCAGGCCCCCTTCTTCCTTCGGGCAGAAATAGTTCTGCAGCTCGTCCTTCGGTGCGGCGGGGCCGTGCATGCCAGGGATGTCGGGGATGAAGCCGCAGGCATTGGCGATGGCGACCATCTCGACCATCGTCTTCGAGCCGTCGACGAACTCGACGAGCATGCGCGGGTTCATGTTCCGTCGCCTGGCCTCCTCGACATAATCGGCCGGCACCGCGTCGATGCGGAACGGGTTGTTCTTGCCCTTGCCGGCGGCGACGACCGGATAGCCCATGGCGCGGATGAAGTTGATCAGCTCCATCGCGGCGGCCGGCTCGTCCCCGGCGCCCAGCGTGTAGACCACGCCGGCCTTGGCGGCCTCGACGGCGAGATAGGAGCCGATGGTGATGTCGGCCTCGACATTCATCATCACGATGTGCTTGCGCGCCGCGATCGCCGTCAGCGCCACCCGCGAGCCGGCCTCCGGGTTGCCGGTGGCGTCGATGATGACGTCAACCCAGGGCGAGCGGCAGATCAGATCGAGCGAGGAGGTAGCGGCGATGTGGCCCTTGCGGCAGGCGGCGTCGAGCCCAGCTTCGTCGGAGACCGTATCGACCTCGCCCTTGCGCCCGGCGAGCGCGGCGGCGTCCGAAATGCGATCCGGCGCAATATCGGCCACGGCCGCGATCTCGATGCCCGTCATCTGGGAGATCTGCACGACGATGT
This sequence is a window from Bosea vestrisii. Protein-coding genes within it:
- a CDS encoding dihydrolipoamide acetyltransferase family protein — its product is MPVEVILPKVDMDMETGTIEAWHVKEGDLVRQGDTIFEIGTNKAVMEVEAPASGAIRNIMTETGVPISVGTPVAWIYLDGEAGNKPPEPAATAAPVAAVASRPRTSALAATEAPAFATASGLRATPLARRIARQHALDLGTVAGTGPRGRIGEIDVRRHLDQRSRCAPAEQARSAPTPIASTSEGRLQPFSAIRRIVASRLSQSMSTAPHFYLTSEIEMSAARDLLGRLAARHERIGAPKPSITVLIARIAARVLRDHPVINASAEGEATRFHERINIGIAMERDGDLVVPVLRDAGSMDMPAMTREFARLRDGMARRTLTPAELGGGTFTISNLGMYGVDSFTAIINPPQGAILAVGRTVDKPVGRDSQIVLRPMANFTLSSDHRIVDGVAAARFMADLREALESPEVLL
- a CDS encoding alpha-ketoacid dehydrogenase subunit beta, whose amino-acid sequence is MPSDTLEAPAAIRELSYAEAAREALAQAMEADERVFLFGEDVGVYGGAFGVSGDLVHRFGTDRVIDTPISELGIAGAAVGAAITGMRPVLEIQFSDFVTLAMEQIVNQAAKIRFMFGGKASVPMVVRLPGGSGTGAAAQHSQSLEAWFAHVPGLKVLQPSTPYDAKGMLLAAIDDPNPVLIFEHKLLYKTKGHVPAEAYRVPIGQAAIRREGADITIVGSSIMALKAQAAAERLAAEGISAEVIDLRSIRPIDFTTIAESVRKTHRLLVVYEGVKTMGIGAEISAMIAESEVFDFLDAPIIRLGGADAPIPYNPVLEKAAVPQEDDIVAAATNLVRRGEA
- a CDS encoding thiamine pyrophosphate-dependent dehydrogenase E1 component subunit alpha, with amino-acid sequence MSARKTDEIAGAGLKPNQRPELAALDDETVARALTRMHLIRKFEEAAEASYMRGLIHGTMHLSIGQEASAVGTTLPLEAHDYILSTHRGHGHCIARGAEPKLMFAEFFGKETGYCKGRGGSMHIADVEGGNLGANGIVGGGLPIAVGVGMSIKAQKNGRVCMVFFGDGASNEGAFHEALNMASIWKLPVVFVCENNKYGMSMDIGRAMAVANVADRASAYAMPGHCLDGNDLAGVAAVAREAIAQARSGGGPSLIECKTYRWRGHSKSDRNLYRTKEEIEEWRSQDPIRRLEAELKAHDRFDAAALIKLEEDAQREIDSAVEFARTCPDPDPKDLTRDVYAL
- a CDS encoding NAD(P)H-dependent oxidoreductase — its product is MAAIHSQPPFGAPAAGLSLAEALDLREKAGKRVRVGLIGAGQMGTDIVVQISQMTGIEIAAVADIAPDRISDAAALAGRKGEVDTVSDEAGLDAACRKGHIAATSSLDLICRSPWVDVIIDATGNPEAGSRVALTAIAARKHIVMMNVEADITIGSYLAVEAAKAGVVYTLGAGDEPAAAMELINFIRAMGYPVVAAGKGKNNPFRIDAVPADYVEEARRRNMNPRMLVEFVDGSKTMVEMVAIANACGFIPDIPGMHGPAAPKDELQNYFCPKEEGGLLSHKGVVDFSVAKGVAPGVFAIAEMRHPRVRERMSDLHLGPGPYYSFFRPYHLTSLEVPLSAAAAVIFNQSHMRPLPVPTAEVGCVAKRDLAAGETLDAIGEYGYRGFALSRADAQARKALPIGLAQGATMTRPVRKGELITLADAAPDERLKIVEVRRAQDAMIAALTSGAQA